The Nitrospirota bacterium DNA segment GTGATTGTTGCGGCTGGGACCTACTGGGAAGGGGGGGATCCGCAAGGCGGGCGATTTTCCGTATCGCTCAATCCCGTCAATAGTGGAGCCTCAGGCAGTCCTATCACCTTTCGTGGGGAGGGAACTGTTTATGTCAGGATACTGGCATCGTATCGGGGGGGCATGATTGGGTGTTCGTCCCGCGACTATATTATCTGGGATCATTTTGTGATTGATGATTACTATGGTGGGAGTACTTCAGATACAGGGCCGGTGGTTTTTTTCACCTCGCACCATTGCCAACTTGTTAATAGTGAGGTGATCGCACATCGAGGCTCTTATTACCATGGCTATCCGATTTTTGATGCCAATTACCGAGGTGTAAGCCTTGAGCCTGCCTATTTTACAACGATTAGGAATAACCGCATTCATGGGTTTAATGGGGCTGCTGGCGGGATTCTTTCCTACGACAGTGATGATAACATCATAGAGTACAATGAAGTGTATGACTCAAAGATTTGCATTTACTTTAAGGGCATGCACGTAGGATATACCATGGCTCGTAATATCATTCGTTTTAACTATGTTCACGATTGTATGAGGGGTATCCAGACTGAGAGTACGCAAGATACCCTCATCTACCAAAACGTGGTCGTGAATAGCTCGAGCGCAGGGTTATACGCAGGGGCTCTGGGCGGTCCTACTCGTTCACGATTTATCAATAATACCGTGTACCAAAGTGCTGAGGGGAGCGCGTTCTTGATCGGGACCATCATGATAGATGTGCAGTTTCAGAATAACATTTTCAGCAATGCGCCTGCGGCATTTTCTAGTTGGACGACCGCTAACCCTGGTCTCCAATCGTTTACAGCCAATCGTAATTTATACTTTAACCAATCAACCCATGCTGGATATGCCAGCGCTTCCGTTTCTTTTTCATCTATGCAAAGCACATACGGGAAAGATATCAACTCTATAAATGGTCAAAATCCACGTTTTGTCAGCCCCGCGACTACTGGTGGCGATTTCCATTTGCAGAGTGGCTCTCCTGCGCTCACTCTAGGGCTTGATGTTCTGGATCTCAACCGCAATGGAAGCGTAACGGATCTTGTTCCGGCAGGTGCCTATGTCACTGGAACTGAGGTTATTGGTCTTCTTTCTGGGGCATCAGATGTTTCCGCGCCAGCGCCTCCATCAGGTGTTACGGTTACGATTCAATAGGTTCCCTGCTCTCTCTTGAGCCGCTCTGCCAGGGACGCTTCTATCATCAGGAGTGTCTCTGGCTTCTAGTGGACTGTAATGCTTGAAATGGTAGCATCATGCGCCTACGGAGGACGTGATGACGGGTTCTACCCCATTTCCACGGACGGTTGAGTTAAGAGTTGCTCCCCCTGTTGCTGTTGATCGAGTCTCCGCCGCTGCCGGGGATTGTGCCAGCGCTCGATGTAATCAAAGATATCCGCTCTCGCCTCGGCTCTCGTTTGGTACTGCCGCCGATTGACCCGCTCCCGCTTGAGGACGCCAAAGAAACTTTCTGCCGCGGCGTTGTCCGCACAACTGCCCACCGTGCTCATGCTACAAGTCACCTGGTGGGCCGCCAGGAACTGCTGGTATTCTGCTGAGGTAAACTGGC contains these protein-coding regions:
- a CDS encoding right-handed parallel beta-helix repeat-containing protein, producing the protein MRLDKFTIRIHSVAFVMTLMCALPFGAEAKTLYVNSVTGNDSTTYANNSQSSAWRTIGRASWGSTSYSSPNANQAARAGDTVIVAAGTYWEGGDPQGGRFSVSLNPVNSGASGSPITFRGEGTVYVRILASYRGGMIGCSSRDYIIWDHFVIDDYYGGSTSDTGPVVFFTSHHCQLVNSEVIAHRGSYYHGYPIFDANYRGVSLEPAYFTTIRNNRIHGFNGAAGGILSYDSDDNIIEYNEVYDSKICIYFKGMHVGYTMARNIIRFNYVHDCMRGIQTESTQDTLIYQNVVVNSSSAGLYAGALGGPTRSRFINNTVYQSAEGSAFLIGTIMIDVQFQNNIFSNAPAAFSSWTTANPGLQSFTANRNLYFNQSTHAGYASASVSFSSMQSTYGKDINSINGQNPRFVSPATTGGDFHLQSGSPALTLGLDVLDLNRNGSVTDLVPAGAYVTGTEVIGLLSGASDVSAPAPPSGVTVTIQ